The sequence CTGCACGAGGACCTATAAAGATAAAACCACATTCTTCAACAGCTTTTGCAAACTGAGCATTTTCTGATAAGAAACCATAACCAGGATGTATAGCATCAGCATTTGTAATCTCTGCAGCTGTAATAATAGCTTGAATATTTAAATAGCTAAGATTAGGAGCCGCTGGACCAATACATACTGCTTCATCAGCTAACTTGACATGCATAAGATCAGCATCCGCAGTAGAGTATACGGCTACTGTTTGGATTTCTAATTCTCTACAAGCTCTTAAGATTCTAAGAGCTATTTCACCTCTATTGGCAATTAGTACTTTTTTAATCATTGTCCATTACCTTCAAAATTTTATAATTTGTATTTACGTAAATTTGATTCTCTATGTAATATTACTCGATTATAAATAGAGGTTGATCGAACTGTATAGCATCACCATCTTTAGCTAGCACTTTAACAATTTTTCCAGCTTTTTCTGCTTCAATCTTGTTCATGATTTTCATTGCTTCGATAATACATAGTACATCACCTTTTTTAACTTCTTGTCCTTCTTTAACATAAGGAGCAGCATCAGGTGAAGGAGCACTATAGAAAGTACCAACCATAGGAGATTTAACTTCTTCTCCATTAACTTCTTGTTCTTCTACTTGTGAAGCTGCAGGAGCTGATGATGCAGGAGCACTGCTAGCAGCAGGAGCTGCAACAGTAGCAGGAGCAACACTGCTAGCAACTGGTGCGGAAACAAAGCTTGTTGTAGCTGTATCGTTCTTTGTCATAAAGATGCTTGAACCACCATCTTTAACTTTGATTTCTCTGATGTCGCTTGATTTAAGAATTTCAGCTACCTTGTCAATTGCTTTTAATAAATCCATAGTTTTCTACTCTCCTTTCATATTAATGTAGTTTATTGCTTCTATTAAAGCTAGTGTGTAACCATTTGCCCCAAACCCAAATATACATCCATAAGCTATGTCTGATAGAAGCGACTTAGTCCTAAATTCCTCTCTATTATATATATTAGATAAATGTATTTCAATAAAAGGCTTACTTGTGCCTAAAAAAGCATCTCTTATTGCAACGCTTGTATGTGTGTATGCAGCAGGATTTATAATTATAATATCTACTGATGATTTATGTATCTTATCTACAATCTCACCTTCGTGATTACTTTGGAAAAAATCAATAGATATATTACTCTTATCAGCAGTATCAGCAAGATCTTTGTTTATATCAGCAAGTGTCTTATATCCATAGGTTTCAGGTTCTCTAGTCCCAAGTAGGTTAAGGTTTGGACCA is a genomic window of Francisella sp. LA112445 containing:
- the accB gene encoding acetyl-CoA carboxylase biotin carboxyl carrier protein, which produces MDLLKAIDKVAEILKSSDIREIKVKDGGSSIFMTKNDTATTSFVSAPVASSVAPATVAAPAASSAPASSAPAASQVEEQEVNGEEVKSPMVGTFYSAPSPDAAPYVKEGQEVKKGDVLCIIEAMKIMNKIEAEKAGKIVKVLAKDGDAIQFDQPLFIIE
- the aroQ gene encoding type II 3-dehydroquinate dehydratase; translation: MSILVINGPNLNLLGTREPETYGYKTLADINKDLADTADKSNISIDFFQSNHEGEIVDKIHKSSVDIIIINPAAYTHTSVAIRDAFLGTSKPFIEIHLSNIYNREEFRTKSLLSDIAYGCIFGFGANGYTLALIEAINYINMKGE